One Micromonospora sp. WMMD1120 genomic region harbors:
- a CDS encoding GNAT family protein, with amino-acid sequence MSLFGPARSPGWPVELADGPVLLRPYRRSDAAAWSQVRRANQAWLAPWESSLPGGWDELNSPAAFRWVHRDQRRSAREGEGMPFAVCLREADRDRLVGHLNVGSIVRRALCSGYVGYWVDARVAGQGVIPTALALAVDHAFGPGGLHRVEVNIRPENRPSRRVVEKLGFREESYHVRYMHIDGAWRDHIGYAMTSEEIAAEGGLLARWHRVRAGAR; translated from the coding sequence GTGAGTCTCTTCGGACCCGCGCGGTCACCGGGTTGGCCGGTGGAGTTGGCGGACGGCCCGGTGCTGCTGCGGCCCTACCGGCGCTCCGACGCGGCGGCCTGGTCGCAGGTGCGCCGTGCCAACCAGGCCTGGCTGGCGCCGTGGGAGTCGTCGCTGCCCGGCGGATGGGACGAGCTGAACTCGCCGGCCGCGTTCCGCTGGGTGCACCGTGACCAGCGCCGTTCGGCCCGGGAGGGTGAGGGTATGCCGTTCGCGGTGTGCCTGCGCGAGGCCGACCGGGACCGGTTGGTCGGGCACCTGAATGTGGGCAGCATCGTGCGACGGGCGCTCTGCTCGGGTTATGTCGGCTACTGGGTGGACGCCCGCGTCGCCGGCCAGGGGGTGATTCCGACCGCGCTCGCGCTCGCCGTGGACCACGCGTTCGGGCCGGGTGGGCTGCACCGGGTGGAGGTCAACATCCGCCCGGAGAATCGTCCGTCCCGGCGGGTGGTGGAGAAGCTGGGCTTCCGCGAGGAGTCGTACCACGTGCGCTACATGCACATCGACGGCGCCTGGCGGGACCACATCGGATACGCGATGACCAGCGAGGAGATCGCGGCCGAGGGCGGCCTGTTGGCCCGCTGGCACCGGGTGCGCGCCGGTGCGCGGTAG
- the glp gene encoding gephyrin-like molybdotransferase Glp, with the protein MTATADAEAAANELTPLADYLGSVLRRLRALPPLDLDLTQAHGNVLAEDVVAPHAFPAFDQAAVDGYAARWEDISGGGRGPSYVPAPSGTRGGRSIRLNVVGDLGAASWRPVRLTPGSCFSVAAGAPLPVAADVVVPVEWTDQGMAAVEIFRTPKRGYGVRRAGAELPAGALLARAGTYVSPALVAVFAATGIGHVVVRPSPRVVIVATGDELVDVGRGSQPGQVVDANSHALTAAAAEVGALAYRVGICDDDPEGLRGLLEDQTLRADLIITTGGTGTGPGDMVRRILSRRDGGRAGPVTFTDVALYPGAALGFGTVGAEEVPVVCLPGDPGAALIGFEVLARPAIQLLAGAEPVFRPSVRAHLLETVSSPAGLREFRPAHVAERRGGGYTVQPLSGGPFTLSGLAEANGLLVLGERVTTAAAGSTVDVLLLDRRR; encoded by the coding sequence ATGACCGCGACGGCCGACGCCGAGGCGGCCGCGAACGAGTTGACGCCGCTCGCCGACTACCTGGGCAGCGTGCTGCGCAGGTTGCGCGCGCTGCCGCCACTCGACCTCGACCTCACCCAGGCGCACGGCAACGTCCTCGCCGAGGACGTCGTCGCGCCGCACGCCTTCCCGGCCTTCGACCAGGCGGCCGTGGACGGCTACGCCGCACGCTGGGAGGACATATCCGGAGGGGGCCGGGGCCCGAGCTACGTCCCGGCCCCCTCCGGCACTCGCGGGGGCCGGAGCATCCGGCTCAACGTGGTCGGCGACCTCGGGGCCGCGAGCTGGCGGCCGGTGCGGCTGACCCCGGGCTCGTGCTTCTCGGTCGCCGCCGGAGCGCCGCTGCCGGTCGCCGCCGACGTGGTGGTTCCGGTGGAGTGGACCGACCAGGGCATGGCCGCCGTGGAGATCTTCCGCACCCCCAAGCGGGGGTACGGGGTACGCCGGGCCGGTGCGGAGTTGCCCGCCGGTGCGCTGCTCGCCCGTGCCGGCACGTACGTGTCCCCGGCCCTGGTCGCGGTGTTCGCGGCGACCGGCATCGGCCACGTGGTGGTCCGGCCGAGCCCTCGGGTGGTCATCGTGGCCACCGGTGACGAACTCGTCGACGTGGGCCGGGGAAGCCAGCCCGGTCAGGTGGTGGACGCCAACTCGCACGCGCTGACCGCCGCCGCCGCCGAGGTGGGCGCGCTGGCGTACCGGGTGGGCATCTGCGACGACGACCCGGAGGGGCTGCGCGGGCTGCTGGAGGATCAGACGCTGCGGGCCGACCTGATCATCACCACCGGCGGCACCGGCACCGGCCCCGGGGACATGGTGCGTCGCATCCTCTCCCGCCGCGACGGCGGGCGCGCCGGTCCTGTCACGTTCACCGACGTGGCGCTCTATCCCGGCGCCGCGCTCGGGTTCGGCACCGTCGGCGCCGAGGAGGTGCCGGTGGTCTGCCTGCCCGGCGATCCGGGCGCCGCGCTGATCGGTTTCGAGGTGCTGGCCCGTCCCGCCATCCAACTGCTCGCCGGCGCCGAGCCGGTGTTCCGCCCCAGTGTGCGGGCGCACCTGCTGGAGACCGTGTCGTCCCCGGCGGGGCTGCGGGAATTCCGGCCGGCGCACGTCGCCGAGCGGCGCGGGGGCGGATACACGGTCCAGCCGCTCAGCGGCGGGCCGTTCACCCTCTCCGGGCTCGCCGAGGCCAACGGGCTGCTGGTGCTCGGCGAGCGGGTCACCACCGCGGCGGCCGGCTCCACAGTGGACGTTCTGCTGCTCGACCGCCGCCGGTGA
- a CDS encoding nucleoside deaminase, translated as MTSDDERLLRRAVAIADEAGAAGERPFGSLLAAADGTVLIEDHNTVVSDSDVTAHPELKLARWAARELAPDVAARTTMYTSCQPCPMCAYAIDRSGLGRVVYALSAEQFEEVKPATPALPPVRYEGPALFDEARRPIDDHY; from the coding sequence ATGACGTCCGACGACGAGAGGCTGCTGCGGCGTGCCGTGGCCATCGCGGACGAGGCCGGAGCAGCCGGCGAACGGCCGTTCGGGTCGTTGCTCGCCGCCGCGGACGGCACCGTCCTGATCGAGGACCACAACACCGTGGTCTCCGACTCGGACGTCACCGCCCACCCGGAGCTGAAGCTGGCCCGCTGGGCGGCCCGCGAACTCGCCCCGGACGTCGCCGCCCGCACCACCATGTACACGAGTTGCCAGCCCTGCCCGATGTGCGCCTACGCGATCGACCGCTCCGGCCTCGGCCGGGTGGTGTACGCCCTCTCCGCCGAGCAGTTCGAGGAGGTCAAGCCGGCCACCCCGGCGCTGCCCCCGGTGCGTTACGAGGGCCCCGCGCTGTTCGACGAGGCCCGCCGGCCGATCGACGACCACTACTGA
- a CDS encoding 5-formyltetrahydrofolate cyclo-ligase: MPEFSDEAEVTRTAKRDARVELLARRRSLPAASRAAAAGRVQAELVSLVRRLRPCRMTAYVPVGSEPGGADLPEVLRAALPADAELLLPVLLADNDLDWAAYTGPSTLIAAGRGIREPTGDRLGVAAVAQADLVVVPALAVDRHGRRLGRGGGSYDRALARVPEATVTVVPLHDGELVEALPAEPHDRRVRAVVTPADGMRTLDNGPGTAQGVAPHTSAGRTRGE; encoded by the coding sequence GTGCCGGAATTTTCTGATGAAGCGGAAGTGACCCGAACGGCGAAGCGGGACGCGCGCGTCGAGCTGCTCGCCCGCCGCCGGTCGCTGCCGGCCGCCAGCCGGGCGGCCGCCGCCGGGCGCGTCCAGGCCGAGCTGGTTTCCCTGGTACGCCGGCTGCGCCCATGCCGGATGACCGCGTACGTGCCGGTCGGCTCCGAACCGGGCGGGGCCGACCTCCCCGAGGTGCTGCGGGCGGCGTTACCGGCCGACGCCGAGCTGCTGCTGCCCGTGCTCCTCGCCGACAACGATCTGGACTGGGCGGCGTACACCGGTCCGTCCACCCTGATCGCCGCGGGCCGGGGTATCCGGGAACCCACCGGCGACCGTCTCGGGGTGGCCGCCGTGGCGCAGGCGGACCTGGTGGTCGTACCGGCCCTCGCCGTCGACCGCCACGGACGGCGGCTCGGGCGCGGCGGCGGCTCGTACGACCGGGCGCTCGCCCGGGTGCCCGAGGCGACGGTGACCGTGGTCCCGCTGCACGACGGCGAGCTGGTCGAGGCGCTGCCGGCGGAACCGCACGACAGGCGTGTGCGCGCAGTCGTCACGCCGGCCGACGGGATGCGTACGCTTGACAACGGCCCGGGTACGGCGCAAGGTGTCGCGCCCCACACGTCCGCTGGACGAACCCGGGGCGAATGA
- a CDS encoding Gfo/Idh/MocA family oxidoreductase — MDSTPQTRFGLIGSGWRGEFFLRLARSLPERFRATGVVTRTEARGAEVSAKWGVPSFRTAAELLAHERPDFVIVSVPWPVTPDATRELVAAGVPVLAETPPAPDLAGLRALWSDVGGSGLVQVAEQYLLMPGHAARLALVRAGVLGEPTSVQISSTHLYHAVSLIRGLLGVGYDAAEVNARAFVAPLANPLSPAGWSGDDTPQQMSTTLATIDFGGRMGLYDFTDNQWWNPLRGRRLVVRGSRGELVDDSVVRLVDPTTPVESSLIRRQTGLDLNLEGLDLKHISFDGEVVYRNPFVGSGMSDDDIAVADILVRAGAWARDEGPAPYPLAEACQDHLISVAIEESVRTGAPVVTTRQAWAG, encoded by the coding sequence GTGGATTCCACACCGCAGACCCGGTTCGGCCTGATCGGCAGTGGCTGGCGGGGTGAGTTCTTCCTCCGCCTGGCCCGGTCGCTGCCGGAGCGGTTCCGGGCGACCGGGGTGGTGACGCGTACCGAGGCGCGCGGTGCCGAGGTGTCGGCCAAGTGGGGCGTGCCGTCCTTCCGCACGGCGGCCGAGCTGCTCGCCCACGAGCGGCCGGACTTCGTGATCGTGTCGGTGCCCTGGCCGGTGACCCCGGACGCGACCCGTGAGCTGGTCGCGGCGGGCGTACCGGTGCTGGCCGAGACGCCGCCCGCGCCCGACCTGGCGGGGCTGCGGGCACTGTGGTCCGACGTGGGCGGCAGCGGTCTGGTGCAGGTCGCCGAGCAGTACCTGCTGATGCCGGGCCACGCCGCCCGGCTGGCGCTGGTCCGCGCGGGGGTGCTCGGTGAGCCGACCTCGGTGCAGATCTCGTCGACCCACCTCTACCACGCGGTCTCGCTGATCCGTGGCCTGCTCGGTGTCGGGTACGACGCCGCCGAGGTGAACGCGCGCGCCTTCGTCGCGCCGCTGGCCAACCCGCTGTCGCCGGCCGGCTGGAGTGGCGACGACACCCCGCAGCAGATGTCCACCACCCTCGCCACCATCGACTTCGGCGGGCGGATGGGCCTGTACGACTTCACCGACAACCAGTGGTGGAATCCGCTGCGCGGCCGCCGGCTCGTGGTCCGGGGCTCGCGCGGTGAGCTGGTGGACGACAGCGTCGTCCGGCTGGTCGACCCGACCACGCCGGTGGAGTCGTCCCTCATTCGGCGACAGACGGGTCTGGACCTCAATCTGGAAGGGCTCGACCTGAAGCACATCAGCTTCGACGGCGAGGTCGTCTACCGGAACCCGTTCGTCGGCAGTGGGATGTCCGACGACGACATCGCGGTGGCTGACATCCTGGTCCGCGCCGGCGCGTGGGCGCGGGACGAGGGACCCGCGCCGTACCCGCTGGCCGAGGCCTGCCAGGACCATCTGATCAGCGTCGCCATCGAGGAGTCGGTACGCACCGGAGCGCCGGTGGTCACCACCAGGCAGGCGTGGGCGGGGTAG
- a CDS encoding diguanylate cyclase, with translation MTLRGRLTAAFLVVVLGPVLLGALFVVSIVGSVDRSRSTERLAVAASTVRTSLDALCQQLRATADAVALTAEPAVVAAQLVDRGLAAAVSIRDVTGQVTYVSPDAPSTPWRDCAAPTSAGTPSETSDPTASSPTNGPTPTADPIPTNDPTPTNDGADDPTNPVGALAARVDLRDRAGIRLGTVTAAQRVDPAFVARLAAVTGVAVTLLDSGVGDARVTHTTESREVRDAVLAAAGTVRGEQVTETRQGRYVRRIGPTEALPLPLVLSVPGERPAGLHATLVGVVVLAGVLAVLTASRLARVTTRPLVELAGAVDRVAQGDLTARVPVRGRDELGRLAVAFNRMTRETGAYVAALTSNRDQLRGHLAVLGDTLASTHDLQRILRVILRSAIGATGARAGAVLLVESGGVLVAQCTEGLDGRWPEEDADGAHTLRVPVGVGVVGAVAATGEPRRGRAEPAGTLSGEPRCRTYVAVPFAAPGSAAPTTGSAIPGARNGAPDSSSGAPPIPAEETGAAALGVLALYDRLGADEFDDDDLATLRTFAGHAAVAVDNVRVHEEAQRLSLTDPLTGLWNYRYLRESIRREVERASRFGRMLSVLALDLDRFKTVNDTYGHAAGDTVLAEFARRMRAEIREVDLAFRQGGEEFVLLLPETDARGAAIVAERLGAAVRDTPIAVEGYAGPVVVTVSVGIAVYPDNGSTGREVLEAADDALYEAKAAGRDTYRLAEARAEPPTQETADLPTREIPVLACAATPPDGLPRAGQPVPVIREPGGPARSEPTAGVPESSPAGSAQARPEAAGDPADSATGGARAGPDPTRPGSPGGASSGPHPPRQSRGR, from the coding sequence GTGACGCTACGCGGGCGCTTGACGGCAGCCTTCCTCGTGGTGGTGCTCGGGCCGGTCCTGCTCGGCGCGCTCTTCGTGGTCTCCATCGTCGGGTCGGTCGACCGCAGCCGGTCCACCGAGCGTCTGGCCGTGGCGGCGTCCACGGTGCGGACCTCGCTCGACGCGCTCTGCCAGCAGCTACGGGCCACCGCCGACGCGGTGGCGCTCACCGCCGAGCCGGCCGTCGTCGCCGCCCAACTGGTCGACAGGGGTCTGGCCGCCGCGGTGTCGATCAGGGACGTGACCGGCCAGGTCACCTACGTCTCGCCGGACGCGCCGTCGACACCGTGGCGCGACTGCGCCGCCCCGACGAGCGCCGGCACCCCCAGCGAGACCAGCGACCCCACGGCCAGCAGCCCGACGAACGGCCCGACCCCGACCGCCGACCCGATCCCGACCAACGACCCGACCCCGACCAACGACGGGGCCGACGACCCGACCAACCCGGTCGGCGCGCTGGCCGCCCGGGTCGACCTGCGCGACCGCGCCGGCATCCGGCTGGGCACGGTGACCGCCGCGCAACGGGTCGACCCGGCCTTCGTGGCGCGGCTGGCGGCCGTGACCGGGGTGGCGGTCACCCTGCTGGACAGCGGTGTCGGCGACGCGCGGGTCACCCACACGACGGAGTCCCGCGAGGTACGCGACGCGGTGCTGGCCGCCGCCGGCACCGTCCGGGGTGAGCAGGTCACCGAGACCCGCCAGGGCCGGTACGTGCGCCGGATCGGGCCGACCGAGGCGTTGCCGCTGCCGCTGGTGCTCTCGGTGCCCGGCGAGCGGCCAGCGGGGCTGCACGCCACGCTGGTCGGTGTGGTGGTGCTGGCCGGGGTGCTGGCCGTGCTGACCGCGTCGCGGCTGGCCCGGGTGACCACCCGGCCGCTGGTGGAGTTGGCCGGCGCGGTCGACCGGGTGGCGCAGGGCGACCTGACCGCCCGGGTGCCGGTGCGCGGGCGTGACGAGCTGGGTCGACTGGCTGTCGCGTTCAACCGGATGACCCGGGAGACCGGGGCCTACGTCGCGGCCTTGACGAGCAACCGGGACCAGCTCCGCGGGCACCTCGCGGTGCTCGGCGACACCCTGGCGAGCACGCACGACCTGCAACGCATCCTGCGGGTGATCCTGCGCAGCGCCATCGGCGCGACCGGCGCGCGGGCCGGCGCCGTGCTGCTGGTGGAGAGCGGCGGGGTGCTGGTCGCCCAGTGCACAGAGGGTCTGGACGGGCGCTGGCCGGAGGAGGACGCGGACGGCGCGCACACGCTCCGGGTGCCGGTGGGCGTCGGCGTGGTCGGCGCGGTCGCCGCCACCGGTGAGCCGCGTCGGGGCAGGGCGGAGCCGGCCGGGACGCTGTCGGGCGAGCCGCGCTGCCGCACCTACGTCGCCGTTCCGTTCGCCGCCCCCGGCAGCGCGGCCCCGACCACCGGCAGCGCCATACCGGGAGCCCGTAACGGGGCCCCCGACAGCAGCAGTGGCGCACCGCCGATCCCTGCGGAGGAGACCGGCGCGGCGGCGCTCGGCGTGTTGGCGCTCTACGACCGGCTGGGCGCCGACGAGTTCGACGACGACGACCTGGCCACCCTGCGCACGTTCGCCGGACACGCGGCGGTGGCGGTGGACAACGTCAGGGTGCACGAGGAGGCGCAACGCCTCTCCCTCACCGACCCGCTCACCGGGCTGTGGAACTACCGCTACCTGCGCGAGTCGATCCGGCGAGAGGTGGAGCGGGCCAGCCGCTTCGGCCGGATGCTCAGCGTCCTCGCCCTCGACCTCGACCGGTTCAAGACCGTCAACGACACGTACGGGCACGCGGCCGGGGACACCGTGCTGGCCGAGTTCGCCAGGCGGATGCGCGCCGAGATCCGCGAGGTCGACCTGGCCTTCCGGCAGGGTGGCGAGGAGTTCGTGCTGCTGCTGCCGGAGACCGACGCGCGGGGCGCGGCGATCGTCGCCGAGCGGCTCGGCGCGGCGGTCCGCGACACGCCGATCGCCGTCGAGGGGTACGCCGGCCCGGTCGTGGTGACGGTGTCGGTGGGCATCGCCGTCTACCCGGACAACGGCAGCACCGGGCGGGAGGTGCTGGAGGCCGCCGACGACGCGCTCTACGAGGCCAAGGCCGCCGGTCGGGACACCTACCGGTTGGCCGAGGCGCGCGCGGAGCCGCCGACCCAGGAGACAGCGGACCTGCCGACCCGGGAGATACCGGTGCTCGCGTGCGCGGCGACGCCACCCGACGGGCTGCCGCGCGCCGGCCAGCCCGTGCCGGTCATCCGGGAGCCGGGCGGGCCCGCCCGGTCGGAGCCGACCGCGGGCGTACCGGAGTCGTCGCCGGCGGGGTCGGCGCAGGCCCGGCCGGAGGCGGCCGGCGACCCGGCGGACAGCGCGACCGGCGGGGCCCGGGCCGGCCCGGACCCGACACGGCCGGGGTCGCCCGGCGGCGCGTCTTCTGGGCCACACCCGCCGCGGCAGAGCCGTGGCCGATAG
- a CDS encoding UTP--glucose-1-phosphate uridylyltransferase has protein sequence MSEHSANPSSTVAATGRPLAVKAVIPAAGLATRFLPATKAVPKELLPVVDRPVLQYIVEEATQAGIGDVLLITGRGKTSMVDHFDRRPDLESRLAEKGDSERLAAVRRPSELAEVYTVRQPEQLGLGHAVGYAESHVGDQPFAVLLGDEFVKPSEPLLPAMIELQARTGGVVLAFFEVDPAETKRYGIASVEPAESELTDIGEVVKVTGMVEKPQPEDAPSNLAVLGRYVLPGRIFDAIRRTKPGSGGEIQLTDAMELLRTEGTPVHAIVYRGTRYDTGMPLGYLQTVVQIAAERDDLGTEFRSWLADFVKADTAGGSGT, from the coding sequence ATGTCGGAGCACTCAGCGAACCCCTCATCGACGGTCGCCGCAACCGGCCGTCCCCTCGCGGTCAAGGCCGTCATCCCGGCCGCCGGACTGGCCACCCGGTTCCTGCCGGCCACCAAGGCGGTGCCCAAGGAACTGCTGCCGGTGGTGGACCGGCCGGTGTTGCAGTACATCGTCGAGGAGGCCACCCAGGCCGGCATCGGTGACGTGTTGCTGATCACCGGACGGGGTAAGACGTCGATGGTGGACCACTTCGACCGGCGCCCGGACCTGGAGAGCAGGTTGGCGGAGAAGGGCGACTCGGAGCGGCTGGCCGCGGTGCGTCGGCCCAGCGAACTGGCCGAGGTCTACACGGTGCGCCAGCCCGAGCAGCTCGGTCTCGGCCACGCCGTCGGGTATGCCGAGTCGCACGTCGGCGACCAACCGTTCGCGGTGCTGCTCGGCGACGAGTTCGTCAAGCCGTCCGAGCCGCTGCTGCCGGCGATGATCGAGTTGCAGGCCCGCACCGGTGGCGTGGTGCTCGCCTTCTTCGAGGTCGACCCGGCCGAGACCAAGCGGTACGGGATCGCCTCCGTCGAGCCGGCCGAGTCGGAGCTGACCGACATCGGCGAGGTCGTCAAGGTGACCGGGATGGTGGAGAAGCCCCAACCGGAGGATGCGCCGAGCAACCTCGCGGTGCTCGGGCGCTACGTGCTGCCCGGCAGGATCTTCGACGCGATCCGGCGGACCAAGCCGGGCAGCGGCGGGGAGATCCAGCTGACCGACGCGATGGAGCTGCTGCGTACCGAGGGCACCCCGGTGCACGCGATCGTCTACCGAGGCACCCGCTACGACACCGGCATGCCGCTGGGTTACCTCCAGACCGTGGTGCAGATCGCCGCCGAGCGCGACGACCTGGGCACCGAGTTCCGCTCCTGGCTGGCCGACTTCGTCAAGGCCGACACGGCAGGCGGATCTGGTACATGA
- a CDS encoding peptidase — MRTPLVRSLTALLAVGGSVALPATLAAPAATAALAAPTATAALAAPTPSPGATPVTRAGTSFLTATPITPGQPVRVDASIGDHLYWSFPAKAGQVHEIAATITFPKGRSGASTWTVDVFDGLRRRQACTAGAQTPTVDAKASTVALGCTLREVRPWAEPWSADPLPGSYVIRLSVTDLPEPDLGAPIDVDLLVGTIADRGASADDGELAAPLVANTRAGTVLDAVPPVDPEADDDGDALTGWLPDLGSRWVWTAIGGVLAAVAGVFGFGLTRRPRRR, encoded by the coding sequence ATGCGTACCCCACTGGTCCGGTCCCTGACGGCGCTGCTCGCCGTCGGCGGGAGCGTGGCGCTCCCGGCGACCCTCGCCGCCCCAGCGGCCACTGCGGCCCTCGCCGCCCCGACCGCCACTGCGGCCCTCGCCGCCCCGACGCCCTCCCCGGGGGCCACGCCGGTGACCCGCGCCGGTACGTCGTTCCTCACCGCCACCCCGATCACCCCCGGACAGCCGGTACGGGTGGACGCCTCGATCGGCGACCACCTGTACTGGTCGTTCCCGGCCAAGGCCGGCCAGGTGCACGAGATCGCCGCCACCATCACCTTCCCCAAGGGGCGCAGTGGCGCGTCGACCTGGACCGTCGACGTCTTCGACGGGCTGCGCCGACGCCAGGCGTGCACGGCCGGGGCGCAGACCCCGACGGTGGACGCGAAGGCGTCGACGGTGGCGCTGGGCTGCACGCTGCGCGAGGTCCGGCCGTGGGCCGAGCCGTGGTCGGCCGATCCGCTGCCCGGCTCGTACGTGATCCGACTCTCCGTGACCGACCTGCCGGAGCCGGACCTCGGCGCGCCGATCGACGTGGACCTGCTGGTCGGCACCATCGCCGACCGGGGCGCATCGGCCGACGACGGCGAGCTGGCCGCCCCGCTGGTGGCGAACACCAGGGCGGGCACCGTGCTCGACGCCGTACCCCCGGTGGACCCGGAGGCCGACGACGACGGCGACGCGCTGACGGGCTGGCTGCCGGATCTGGGCTCGCGCTGGGTCTGGACCGCCATCGGCGGCGTGCTCGCCGCGGTGGCCGGCGTGTTCGGCTTCGGGCTGACCCGGCGGCCCCGGCGGCGCTGA
- a CDS encoding DUF2231 domain-containing protein, with product MFEEILGLPVHALVVHAVVVFVPLLAVLAVAYVGLPRWRRRLDWALGLLALAAPVTAYVAVKSGEALTDALVARGFQGPILDQIFEHSRYGDILFRIVVPLGIAAILLLVATSDHPRLPPLPALVTPVLAVAVVALSIAALSYVYLTGHSGATAVWGNTL from the coding sequence ATGTTCGAGGAGATCCTGGGTCTGCCGGTACACGCCCTGGTCGTCCACGCGGTCGTCGTGTTCGTGCCGCTGCTTGCGGTGCTGGCCGTCGCATACGTGGGGCTGCCGCGCTGGCGGCGTCGGCTGGACTGGGCGCTGGGCCTCCTCGCCCTGGCCGCGCCGGTGACCGCCTACGTCGCCGTCAAGTCGGGCGAGGCGCTCACCGACGCGCTGGTCGCCCGTGGTTTCCAGGGGCCGATCCTCGACCAGATCTTCGAGCACTCCCGCTACGGCGACATCCTGTTCCGGATCGTGGTGCCGCTCGGGATCGCGGCCATCCTGCTGCTGGTGGCGACCAGTGACCACCCCCGCCTGCCACCACTGCCGGCGCTGGTCACCCCGGTGCTGGCGGTGGCAGTGGTGGCGCTCTCCATCGCCGCTCTCAGCTACGTCTACCTCACCGGCCACAGCGGCGCGACGGCCGTCTGGGGCAACACCCTCTGA
- a CDS encoding 4'-phosphopantetheinyl transferase superfamily protein yields the protein MRDLLPPTVAVAVAGPADWTGELLPAEQACLGERAAQTRRRDFTAGRACARRALTDLGLPPTAVPAAADRAPVWPAGVVGAITHTTGYCAAAAAHTTHIRSVGMDAEQHREINPGVRRLVLLPEEEADCARLPGGVHWPIVVFSAKETVYKVWYPLVESWLGFHDALLRLDPDSGTFTASIAPARVDAAVIEDPPASITGRFVVTDGLVRTAAALTPR from the coding sequence ATGCGTGACCTGCTGCCGCCGACGGTCGCGGTGGCCGTCGCCGGGCCGGCCGACTGGACCGGCGAGTTGCTCCCCGCTGAGCAGGCATGTCTCGGCGAGCGGGCCGCGCAGACCCGTCGGCGGGACTTCACCGCGGGCCGGGCCTGCGCCCGCCGGGCGCTGACCGACCTCGGCCTGCCGCCGACCGCCGTGCCGGCCGCCGCCGACCGCGCGCCGGTCTGGCCGGCCGGCGTGGTCGGTGCGATCACCCACACCACCGGCTACTGCGCCGCCGCCGCGGCGCACACCACCCACATCCGGTCCGTCGGGATGGACGCCGAGCAGCACCGCGAGATCAATCCGGGGGTACGCCGACTCGTGCTGCTGCCCGAGGAGGAGGCCGACTGCGCACGGCTACCGGGCGGGGTCCACTGGCCGATCGTCGTGTTCAGTGCGAAGGAAACCGTCTACAAGGTGTGGTACCCGCTCGTCGAGAGCTGGCTGGGCTTTCACGACGCCCTCCTGCGACTCGACCCGGACAGCGGCACGTTCACCGCTTCGATCGCACCGGCCCGGGTGGACGCCGCGGTGATCGAGGACCCACCGGCGTCGATCACCGGCCGGTTCGTGGTCACCGACGGGCTGGTCCGCACCGCGGCGGCGCTGACGCCTCGGTGA
- a CDS encoding DUF4352 domain-containing protein → MTHPQPSAGPQDLQQPSTGPLTTTPHPPFSGAAYATAEGFPDTGGGDRVPGSVGRPISAPQPAEASNARRTVAVAVSAAVLTLLASAGAIVAVVLSAHPAPTTVSEALPDPDPTLAVGPARSNTRPSTPPPASHDGRDLSPGDTLVVNGDEGTIEITVTKFRSATKPCRSSGDKPDEGVYLIADVTVEVTKGTAPATPTAFQWVATDGTRTRATGAASSGCGKPMPATKSLTAGARRTGSVVFDVPDTAGALEYRHRSTTAGSWKP, encoded by the coding sequence GTGACCCACCCCCAGCCCTCCGCCGGGCCGCAGGACCTCCAGCAACCGTCGACCGGTCCACTCACGACGACACCGCACCCGCCGTTCTCGGGCGCGGCGTACGCGACAGCGGAGGGGTTCCCGGACACCGGCGGCGGCGATCGGGTGCCCGGTTCCGTGGGCCGTCCGATCAGCGCACCGCAGCCGGCGGAGGCCAGCAACGCCAGGCGGACGGTGGCGGTCGCGGTCAGCGCGGCCGTCCTCACCCTGCTCGCCAGCGCCGGCGCCATCGTGGCGGTCGTGCTGAGCGCGCACCCGGCCCCGACCACTGTCAGCGAGGCGCTGCCCGACCCCGACCCGACCCTGGCCGTCGGGCCGGCCCGGTCCAACACCCGCCCGTCGACGCCACCACCGGCCAGCCACGACGGCCGTGACCTGTCGCCCGGCGACACCCTCGTCGTGAACGGCGACGAGGGCACCATCGAGATCACCGTGACGAAGTTCCGCAGCGCCACCAAACCCTGCAGGTCCTCCGGCGACAAGCCCGACGAGGGCGTGTACCTGATCGCCGACGTCACGGTGGAGGTCACCAAGGGGACCGCCCCGGCGACCCCGACCGCGTTCCAGTGGGTCGCCACCGACGGCACCAGGACCAGGGCCACCGGCGCGGCCTCCTCCGGCTGCGGCAAGCCGATGCCCGCCACCAAGAGCCTGACCGCCGGCGCCCGGCGCACCGGCAGCGTGGTCTTCGACGTGCCCGACACGGCCGGCGCGCTGGAGTACCGGCACCGGTCCACGACCGCCGGCTCCTGGAAGCCGTGA